A part of Chitinimonas koreensis genomic DNA contains:
- a CDS encoding EAL domain-containing protein, which translates to MLRGFDILIAEDSATQAEQLRTLLESLGCTVRTADDGEVALDLILQRPPAVVVSDVVMPKMDGYELCRRIKAGPATRHIPIILVTTLADPRDVLHGLACGADNFILKPYDEKYLLSRLRYLLANSELRGQDRVSMGVEVVLEGERHFITAARQQILDLLISTYEQGVRLNSQLHAKHAELAESHSLLDSLFRFSSGLSEPQTEQQVAQAALAAVGRFPRCGGAWLLLDDGAGRPSRLAGSTGTLDADRIARSAAADCPCRHAMRSDGLQAAFNVGNCGVLAGAEAHACVPLLLGPDRLGVLNVLRDDGAAWPEAELATLTALGQQLAIALARARLFERLESLVQERTRALRLEMAERERAEIALRHSEALMLKVLETLPTGVWVTDRQGEILLHNPESIRIWGGSAPFARPAQIDAVEAPAVAAIRRTLARVLAVGDSVLNEALEIETPDGARRTLLHSAVPLSDARNRIDGAIVVQQDITAQQLLDLELRIRNRAIEASVNAIVITDNRQPDNPVVYVNQAFERITGYKREAVTGRNCRFLQGEDRDQAGLAAIRSAIRLGQEGKALLRNYRRDGSMFWNELRVAPTFDGQGGISHFVGVLDDVTESRRYQHELERQANFDTLTGLPNRNLLTDRVRQAIVQANRRNERFALAFMDLDNFKYVNDSLGHSVGDKLLQEVAQRVRDCVREYDTVARLGGDEFVLLLPETRSEHETEQTLKRLGNRLAEPIRLSDGAEFHVSASMGYCFYPVDGADADELLRNADTAMYEAKEQGKSQISRFELTMTDSVQRRVALERDLRRGLAQGELEMFYQPQLDLSAGALCGFEALIRWRRPDGRIVSPAEFIPIAEESGQIREVDRYVIDAVFRQVAQWRGAGLDPGEVALNISTYSLQEPGIVQYIVEALARHGVQPEGIKLEVTEGLLMKNVDTAQRIMRELKAVGLKWSIDDFGTGYSALSYLRKYPFDQLKIDKSFVDDVHLDLENASVTRAIISMAQSLGIAVIAEGVETAEQLGFLLQAGCGQIQGYYYSPPLPAGSCAELLQVGGMLSLPAVPMRRNPRTLLVVDPKPSIHTYLLRDLHREGYHILNVDCPEDAFKILAINQVGVVLADQQLPGPDGADFMRQVKTLHPDIVRVAMGSHANAEAILASINEGDIFRFLPKPWQAQPLRDQLREAFRQYELNRGAGKG; encoded by the coding sequence ATGCTCCGTGGCTTCGACATCTTGATCGCCGAGGACAGCGCCACCCAGGCCGAGCAGTTGCGCACGCTGCTGGAAAGCCTCGGCTGCACCGTCCGTACCGCCGACGACGGCGAGGTCGCGCTCGACCTGATCCTGCAGCGGCCGCCGGCGGTGGTCGTCAGCGACGTGGTCATGCCGAAGATGGACGGCTACGAGCTGTGCCGCCGCATCAAGGCCGGCCCGGCCACCCGCCATATCCCGATCATCCTGGTCACCACCCTGGCCGATCCTCGCGATGTGCTGCACGGCCTGGCCTGCGGCGCCGACAACTTCATCCTCAAGCCCTACGACGAGAAATACCTGCTGTCGCGGCTGCGCTACCTGCTGGCCAACAGCGAGCTGCGCGGCCAGGACCGCGTCTCGATGGGCGTCGAGGTGGTGCTCGAGGGCGAGCGCCATTTCATCACCGCGGCGCGCCAGCAGATCCTCGACCTCTTGATCTCGACCTACGAGCAGGGCGTGCGGCTCAATTCGCAGCTGCATGCCAAGCACGCCGAGCTGGCCGAATCGCACAGCCTGCTCGACAGCCTGTTCCGCTTCTCGTCGGGACTGAGCGAGCCGCAGACCGAGCAGCAGGTGGCGCAGGCCGCGCTGGCCGCGGTCGGCCGCTTCCCGCGCTGCGGCGGCGCCTGGCTGCTGCTCGACGACGGCGCCGGCCGGCCGTCGCGGCTGGCCGGCAGCACCGGTACGCTCGACGCCGACCGCATCGCCCGCTCGGCCGCCGCCGATTGCCCCTGCCGCCACGCGATGCGCAGCGACGGCCTGCAGGCCGCCTTCAACGTCGGCAACTGCGGCGTGCTGGCCGGCGCCGAGGCGCACGCCTGCGTGCCGCTGTTGCTGGGGCCGGACCGGCTCGGCGTGCTCAACGTGCTGCGCGACGACGGCGCGGCCTGGCCCGAGGCCGAGCTGGCGACGCTGACCGCGCTGGGCCAGCAGCTGGCCATCGCGCTGGCGCGCGCGCGGCTGTTCGAGCGGCTGGAATCGCTGGTGCAGGAGCGCACCCGCGCGCTGCGGCTGGAGATGGCCGAGCGCGAGCGCGCCGAGATCGCGCTGCGCCACAGCGAGGCGCTGATGCTCAAGGTGCTGGAGACGCTGCCGACCGGCGTCTGGGTCACCGACCGGCAGGGCGAGATCCTGCTGCACAACCCCGAATCGATCCGCATCTGGGGCGGCAGCGCGCCGTTCGCCCGGCCGGCGCAGATCGACGCGGTGGAGGCGCCGGCGGTGGCGGCGATCCGGCGCACGCTGGCGCGGGTGCTGGCGGTCGGCGACAGCGTGCTCAACGAGGCGCTCGAGATCGAGACGCCCGACGGCGCGCGCCGCACGCTGCTGCATTCGGCGGTGCCGCTGAGCGACGCGCGCAACCGCATCGACGGCGCCATCGTGGTGCAGCAGGACATCACCGCCCAGCAATTGCTCGACCTCGAACTGCGCATCCGCAACCGCGCCATCGAGGCCAGCGTCAACGCCATCGTGATCACCGACAACCGCCAGCCCGACAACCCGGTGGTCTACGTCAACCAGGCCTTCGAGCGGATCACCGGCTACAAGCGCGAGGCGGTGACGGGCCGCAACTGCCGCTTCCTGCAGGGCGAGGACCGCGACCAGGCCGGCCTCGCCGCGATCCGCTCGGCGATCCGGCTCGGCCAGGAGGGCAAGGCGCTGCTGCGCAACTACCGCCGCGACGGCTCGATGTTCTGGAACGAGCTGCGGGTCGCGCCGACCTTCGACGGCCAGGGCGGCATCAGCCACTTCGTCGGCGTGCTCGACGACGTGACCGAATCCAGGCGCTACCAGCACGAGCTGGAGCGGCAGGCCAACTTCGACACGCTGACCGGACTGCCCAACCGCAACCTGCTGACCGACCGCGTCCGCCAGGCCATCGTCCAGGCCAACCGCCGCAACGAGCGCTTCGCGCTGGCCTTCATGGACCTGGACAACTTCAAGTACGTCAACGACAGCCTCGGCCACTCGGTCGGCGACAAGCTGCTGCAGGAGGTGGCGCAGCGGGTGCGCGACTGCGTGCGCGAGTACGACACGGTGGCGCGGCTGGGTGGCGACGAATTCGTGCTGCTCTTGCCCGAGACGCGCAGCGAGCACGAGACCGAGCAGACCCTGAAGCGGCTCGGCAACCGGCTGGCCGAGCCGATCCGGCTGTCGGACGGCGCCGAGTTCCACGTCTCGGCCAGCATGGGCTATTGCTTCTACCCGGTCGACGGCGCCGACGCCGACGAGCTGCTGCGCAACGCCGACACCGCGATGTACGAGGCCAAGGAGCAAGGCAAGAGCCAGATCAGCCGGTTCGAGCTGACGATGACCGACAGCGTGCAGCGCCGGGTGGCGCTCGAGCGCGATCTGCGCCGGGGCCTGGCGCAGGGCGAGCTGGAGATGTTCTACCAGCCGCAGCTCGACCTCTCGGCCGGCGCGCTGTGCGGCTTCGAGGCGCTGATCCGCTGGCGCCGGCCCGACGGCCGCATCGTCTCGCCGGCCGAGTTCATCCCGATCGCCGAGGAATCGGGCCAGATCCGCGAGGTGGACCGCTACGTGATCGACGCCGTGTTCCGCCAGGTGGCGCAATGGCGCGGCGCCGGGCTCGATCCGGGCGAGGTGGCGCTCAACATCTCGACCTACAGCCTGCAGGAGCCCGGCATCGTGCAGTACATCGTCGAGGCGCTGGCGCGCCACGGCGTGCAGCCCGAGGGCATCAAGCTGGAGGTGACCGAGGGCCTCCTGATGAAGAACGTCGACACCGCCCAGCGCATCATGCGCGAGCTCAAGGCGGTCGGACTGAAGTGGTCGATCGACGATTTCGGCACTGGCTATTCGGCGCTGAGCTACCTGCGCAAATACCCGTTCGACCAGCTGAAGATCGACAAGAGCTTCGTCGACGACGTCCACCTCGACCTCGAGAACGCCTCGGTCACGCGCGCCATCATCAGCATGGCGCAGTCGCTGGGCATCGCCGTGATCGCCGAGGGGGTGGAGACCGCCGAGCAGCTCGGCTTCCTGCTGCAGGCCGGCTGCGGCCAGATCCAGGGCTATTACTACTCGCCGCCCTTGCCGGCCGGCAGTTGCGCCGAGCTGCTGCAGGTGGGCGGCATGCTGTCGCTGCCGGCGGTGCCGATGCGGCGCAATCCGCGCACGCTGCTGGTGGTCGACCCCAAGCCCTCGATCCACACCTACCTGCTGCGCGACCTGCACCGCGAGGGCTACCACATCCTCAACGTCGACTGCCCCGAGGACGCGTTCAAGATCCTGGCGATCAACCAGGTCGGCGTGGTGCTGGCCGACCAGCAGTTGCCCGGCCCCGACGGCGCCGATTTCATGCGCCAGGTGAAGACGCTGCACCCGGACATCGTGCGGGTGGCGATGGGCAGCCACGCCAACGCCGAGGCGATCCTGGCCTCGATCAACGAGGGCGACATCTTCCGCTTCCTGCCCAAGCCGTGGCAGGCGCAGCCGCTCAGGGACCAGTTGCGGGAGGCGTTCCGGCAGTACGAGTTGAATCGGGGGGCGGGGAAAGGGTGA
- a CDS encoding SDR family oxidoreductase, translated as MTDHSIQGKTVLIAGGAKNLGGLIARDLARHGARAVAIHYNSAATRADAEATAAAVEAAGARAVALQADLTSAGAMERLFADAVAAVGRPDIAINTVGKVLKKPILEVSEAEYDEMAAVNAKTAFFFLKEAGRHVNDHGKILTLVTSLLGAFTPFYAAYAGGKAPVEHFTRAAAKEFGARGISVTAVGPGPMDTPFFYPAEGADAVAYHKTAAALSPFSRTGLTDIEDVVPFIRYLVSEGWWVTGQTILINGGYTTK; from the coding sequence ATGACCGACCATTCGATCCAGGGCAAGACCGTGCTGATCGCCGGCGGCGCCAAGAACCTGGGCGGGCTGATCGCCCGCGACCTGGCCCGCCACGGCGCGCGCGCCGTCGCCATCCACTACAACAGCGCCGCCACCCGCGCCGACGCCGAGGCGACCGCGGCGGCGGTCGAGGCGGCCGGTGCCCGCGCGGTGGCGCTGCAGGCCGACCTGACCTCGGCCGGCGCGATGGAGCGGCTGTTCGCCGACGCCGTGGCGGCGGTGGGCCGGCCCGACATCGCGATCAACACCGTCGGCAAGGTGCTCAAGAAGCCGATCCTGGAGGTGAGCGAGGCCGAGTACGACGAGATGGCGGCGGTCAACGCCAAGACCGCCTTCTTCTTCCTCAAGGAGGCCGGCCGCCACGTCAACGACCACGGCAAGATCCTGACCCTGGTGACCTCGCTGCTCGGCGCCTTCACGCCGTTCTACGCGGCCTACGCCGGCGGCAAGGCGCCGGTCGAGCACTTCACCCGGGCGGCGGCCAAGGAATTCGGCGCGCGCGGCATCTCGGTGACCGCGGTCGGCCCGGGCCCGATGGACACGCCGTTCTTCTACCCGGCCGAAGGCGCCGACGCGGTGGCCTACCACAAGACCGCCGCCGCGCTGTCGCCGTTCTCCAGGACCGGCCTGACCGACATCGAGGACGTGGTGCCCTTCATCCGCTACCTGGTCAGCGAGGGCTGGTGGGTCACCGGCCAGACCATCCTGATCAACGGCGGCTATACCACCAAGTGA
- a CDS encoding exodeoxyribonuclease III: MQIATWNVNSLKVRLPQVLDWLAARPELTVLALQETKLEDHAFPRAELEAAGLHVAFTGQKTYNGVALLSRLPLEDVQYNLPNFDDPQKRVIAATVGGVRVIGAYVVNGQALDSEKYPYKLAWLDALIAYVKAELERHPRLALVGDYNIAPEDRDVHDPKAWEGNVLVSPPERERFRLLLEAGLMDSFRLFEQEEKSFSWWDYRAAGFRRNAGLRIDHVLLSAPLAAACTACEIDREPRRAERPSDHAPVVAVIAD; this comes from the coding sequence ATGCAAATCGCCACCTGGAACGTCAATTCGCTGAAAGTCCGCCTGCCGCAGGTGCTCGACTGGCTCGCCGCCCGGCCCGAGCTCACGGTGCTGGCCCTGCAGGAAACCAAGCTCGAGGATCATGCGTTCCCGCGCGCCGAGCTCGAGGCGGCCGGCCTGCACGTCGCCTTCACCGGCCAGAAGACCTACAACGGCGTGGCGCTGCTGTCGCGCCTGCCGCTGGAAGACGTGCAGTACAACCTGCCCAATTTCGACGATCCGCAGAAGCGGGTGATCGCCGCCACCGTCGGCGGCGTGCGGGTGATCGGCGCCTACGTGGTCAACGGCCAGGCGCTCGATTCCGAGAAGTACCCGTACAAGCTGGCCTGGCTCGACGCGCTGATCGCCTACGTCAAGGCCGAGCTCGAACGCCATCCGCGGCTGGCCCTGGTCGGCGACTACAACATCGCGCCGGAAGACCGCGATGTGCACGACCCGAAGGCCTGGGAGGGCAACGTGCTGGTCAGCCCGCCCGAGCGCGAGCGCTTCCGGCTGCTGCTCGAGGCGGGGCTGATGGACAGCTTCCGGCTGTTCGAGCAGGAAGAGAAGAGCTTCAGCTGGTGGGACTACCGCGCCGCCGGCTTCCGCCGCAATGCCGGCCTGCGCATCGACCACGTGCTGCTGTCGGCGCCGCTGGCGGCCGCCTGCACCGCCTGCGAGATCGACCGCGAACCGCGCCGCGCCGAGCGGCCGAGCGATCATGCGCCGGTGGTGGCGGTGATTGCGGATTGA